One window from the genome of Acinetobacter lanii encodes:
- a CDS encoding DUF475 domain-containing protein, translating to MMKHFGFSIVFSIVCLAISAYWGFTHGPDAGIKTMITALTITAILAVMEVSLSFDNAVVNASVLRGWDHFWKMIFLTVGILVAVFGMRLIFPIVIVAVTADMGMMDVINMALNDPKNYSERLIAHHAEIAAFGGSFLLLVFLNFFLDEGKDTHWFRWLERRLANLANVPAMSVFIALIALLIMAANVAEDTRLAVTMAGIWGIVVYIGVQVLSHMLGGEPEVDEEGNAIGHDASGAPTGAIKAGLGGFIYLEVLDASFSFDGVIGAFAITSDVVIIMLGLAIGAMFVRSMTIYLVDKGTLDAYIYLEHGAHYAIGALALIMLASGTGVHVPEIVTGLIGVAFIVWAVIASIQYNKRQPA from the coding sequence ATGATGAAACACTTTGGTTTCTCAATCGTATTTTCGATCGTGTGTCTTGCCATTTCTGCATATTGGGGTTTTACCCACGGTCCAGATGCGGGTATTAAGACCATGATCACGGCACTGACCATTACTGCGATTTTAGCAGTGATGGAGGTGTCCCTTTCTTTTGATAATGCAGTGGTAAACGCTTCGGTACTGCGTGGTTGGGATCATTTTTGGAAAATGATTTTCTTAACCGTCGGAATCTTGGTGGCTGTGTTTGGTATGCGTTTGATTTTCCCGATTGTGATTGTGGCTGTGACCGCAGACATGGGCATGATGGACGTGATCAATATGGCACTCAATGATCCAAAAAATTACTCAGAACGACTGATTGCCCATCATGCAGAAATTGCAGCCTTTGGTGGCTCATTCCTGTTGTTGGTGTTCTTAAACTTCTTCTTAGACGAAGGCAAGGATACGCATTGGTTCCGTTGGTTAGAACGCCGTCTGGCTAATCTTGCCAATGTGCCTGCAATGTCGGTGTTTATCGCGCTGATTGCTTTATTGATCATGGCAGCCAATGTTGCTGAAGACACCCGTTTAGCGGTGACCATGGCCGGAATTTGGGGCATCGTGGTGTATATCGGGGTGCAAGTGCTGAGTCATATGCTTGGCGGTGAGCCAGAAGTGGATGAAGAGGGTAATGCAATTGGACATGACGCAAGCGGTGCGCCAACAGGTGCAATCAAAGCGGGTCTAGGTGGCTTTATCTACCTTGAAGTGCTTGATGCATCCTTTAGTTTTGACGGTGTGATTGGTGCATTTGCGATTACTTCAGATGTAGTGATCATTATGCTCGGTCTAGCGATTGGTGCGATGTTCGTGCGTTCAATGACCATTTACTTGGTCGACAAAGGTACATTGGATGCTTATATCTACCTTGAGCATGGTGCACATTATGCGATTGGCGCATTGGCATTGATTATGTTGGCCAGCGGTACAGGGGTACATGTGCCTGAAATCGTGACTGGACTAATTGGTGTGGCCTTTATTGTTTGGGCGGTGATTGCATCGATTCAATACAACAAACGTCAGCCTGCTTAA
- a CDS encoding MFS transporter: protein MMNALERRSTFALSSIFALRMLGLFMIVPVFSVAGQSYQYATPALIGLAVGVYGLTQAILQIPFSLIADRFSRKPLIILGLLLFALGGAVAAMSETIYGVIIGRAIAGGGAVSAVVMALLADVTREENRTKAMATMGMSIGVSFMVAFSLGPWLTTLVGISGLFWVTTIMGLLAILMLFMVPSTTRHHKNFQQGYFNQLKQVLKMQDLNRLHVSVFALHLLLTAMFIYVPSQLIEFADIPLSKHGLIYLPLLVVSLFFAFPSIILAEKYRKMRGIFLTAIGGIIAGLAVMIFGFESKYILLLGLGLFFIAFNVMEALLPSWLSKAAPIQSKATAMGVNASGQFLGAFCGGILGGQLNMLGNTTLGWSILTGIALIWLLISFGLSQPRYLSSLVFSLPEAKQTDEWTSQLLAIRGIEEVVVMPEQQVAYVKVDKQQIDEAARHDLTRLLGKEVAI, encoded by the coding sequence ATGATGAATGCCCTCGAACGTCGCTCAACCTTTGCATTAAGCAGCATTTTCGCACTGCGCATGTTGGGACTGTTCATGATTGTGCCTGTATTTTCAGTAGCGGGGCAGTCATATCAGTATGCGACACCAGCCTTAATTGGTCTTGCCGTGGGTGTTTATGGTTTGACGCAGGCGATCCTTCAAATTCCATTTAGCTTAATTGCAGACCGTTTTAGTCGTAAACCGCTGATCATTTTAGGTTTGTTGTTGTTTGCTCTTGGTGGTGCTGTGGCTGCAATGTCTGAGACCATTTATGGCGTGATTATTGGTCGAGCCATTGCTGGCGGTGGGGCGGTGTCGGCTGTAGTGATGGCGCTTTTGGCCGATGTGACGCGTGAAGAAAACCGCACCAAAGCCATGGCCACTATGGGCATGAGTATTGGCGTATCGTTTATGGTGGCATTCAGCTTAGGTCCTTGGCTCACCACATTGGTCGGGATTTCAGGGTTATTCTGGGTCACCACGATTATGGGCTTACTCGCGATTTTGATGCTGTTTATGGTGCCATCGACCACGCGTCATCATAAGAACTTCCAACAAGGCTATTTCAATCAGCTCAAGCAAGTCTTGAAAATGCAAGACTTGAACCGTTTGCATGTGTCCGTGTTTGCACTGCATTTATTGCTGACCGCGATGTTTATTTATGTGCCGTCACAGTTGATTGAGTTTGCAGATATTCCGCTGTCAAAACACGGTTTGATCTACTTGCCACTTTTGGTGGTCAGTTTATTCTTCGCATTCCCGAGCATCATCTTGGCGGAAAAATATCGCAAAATGCGTGGTATTTTCCTGACGGCGATTGGCGGTATTATTGCCGGCTTGGCGGTGATGATTTTTGGCTTTGAATCCAAATACATTTTACTGCTCGGCTTAGGGCTATTCTTTATTGCCTTTAACGTGATGGAAGCGTTATTGCCTTCATGGCTCTCTAAAGCTGCACCGATTCAATCCAAAGCAACGGCGATGGGTGTCAATGCATCAGGACAATTTTTGGGTGCATTTTGTGGTGGGATTTTGGGTGGTCAACTGAATATGCTCGGCAATACCACACTCGGTTGGAGCATTCTCACCGGCATCGCATTGATTTGGTTATTGATCAGTTTTGGACTGTCACAACCACGTTATTTATCCTCTCTAGTATTCAGTTTGCCGGAAGCAAAACAAACGGATGAATGGACTTCTCAACTCCTCGCAATTCGTGGTATTGAAGAGGTCGTGGTGATGCCCGAACAGCAAGTGGCTTACGTTAAGGTCGATAAACAGCAAATAGATGAGGCTGCGCGACACGATTTAACGCGCTTGTTGGGTAAAGAGGTAGCCATTTAA
- the ssb gene encoding single-stranded DNA-binding protein codes for MRGVNKVILVGTLGKDPETKTFPNGGSLTQFSIATSESWTDKNSGERKEQTEWHRIVLHNRLGEIAQQYLRKGSKVYIEGSLRTRQWTDQSGQERYTTEIRGEQMQMLDSNNRQQNDNQGEGGYQQPRFNNNQNSQGGYGNQAPAQGGYGNQAAPQGGYGNVNQGFQSPKPQQQPAKPMATAPSDLDDDLPF; via the coding sequence ATGCGCGGCGTAAACAAAGTAATCTTAGTTGGTACATTGGGTAAAGACCCAGAAACGAAAACGTTCCCAAATGGTGGTTCACTCACTCAGTTTTCGATCGCAACCAGCGAGTCGTGGACAGACAAAAACAGCGGTGAGCGTAAAGAGCAAACTGAATGGCATCGTATTGTATTGCACAACCGTTTAGGTGAAATTGCACAACAATATTTACGTAAAGGATCGAAAGTCTATATCGAAGGTTCATTACGTACCCGTCAATGGACAGATCAAAGCGGTCAAGAACGTTACACCACAGAAATCCGTGGTGAACAAATGCAGATGCTCGATTCAAACAATCGTCAGCAAAATGACAATCAAGGTGAAGGCGGATATCAGCAACCTCGTTTTAACAACAATCAAAATAGCCAAGGCGGGTATGGCAACCAAGCACCTGCGCAAGGTGGTTACGGTAATCAAGCTGCACCACAAGGTGGTTATGGCAATGTTAACCAAGGTTTCCAATCCCCTAAACCACAGCAGCAACCTGCTAAGCCAATGGCGACAGCACCTTCTGATCTAGATGATGACTTACCATTTTAG
- the ahpC gene encoding alkyl hydroperoxide reductase subunit C, giving the protein MSLINTEIKPFNVTAYQDGQFIEISEKEFKGKWSVVFFYPADFTFVCPTELGDLADHYAEFQKMGVEIYSVSTDTHFTHKAWHDSSDEIKKIQYPMVGDPTWTLAKNFEVLIEAEGLADRGTFVIDPDGKIQIVEINAGGIGRDAQELLRKVKAAQYVHAHPGEVCPAKWKEGDATLAPSIDLIGKI; this is encoded by the coding sequence ATGAGTTTAATCAATACTGAAATCAAACCATTCAATGTAACAGCGTATCAAGATGGTCAATTTATTGAAATTTCTGAAAAAGAATTTAAAGGTAAATGGTCAGTGGTCTTCTTCTATCCTGCCGATTTTACTTTTGTATGTCCAACTGAATTAGGCGATTTAGCGGATCATTATGCTGAATTCCAAAAAATGGGTGTAGAAATTTATTCAGTGTCAACGGATACTCACTTCACCCACAAGGCGTGGCATGATTCTTCTGATGAAATCAAAAAAATCCAATACCCAATGGTGGGCGATCCAACATGGACTTTGGCAAAAAACTTTGAAGTGCTGATTGAAGCTGAAGGTCTTGCAGACCGTGGTACTTTCGTAATTGACCCTGACGGTAAAATCCAAATCGTAGAAATTAATGCCGGTGGTATCGGTCGTGATGCGCAAGAACTGCTTCGTAAAGTGAAAGCCGCACAATATGTGCATGCTCACCCGGGTGAAGTTTGCCCAGCAAAATGGAAAGAAGGCGATGCAACGCTTGCACCTTCAATCGATTTGATTGGTAAAATCTAA
- a CDS encoding LysR substrate-binding domain-containing protein, with translation MHSFDDFYYFYLVVKHGGFSAASEASNITKSKLSRRILDLEAQFNVTLIQRSTRHFKVTPLGQEFYEECQKIIEQVEQAQNVLTRQKVDMQGLIKLSCPPVMMEHQIRPLLNDFLKRHPKVNVEMELTSRRVDVLHDDIDLAIRTNFSANEDSSIIVRDIIKTTHCLVASPELLQGRVIQHITELYEYPSIVLGTQKPHYQWLLHHLAHQEQIEIPLQPRVKSNDLSGAYFAVLDGLGIADLPYLTVKEDIASGRLIHILPEWCSNLGTVQLVYASRKGQRLVMEQLIEHLVEGIRSYSQHEAGYVV, from the coding sequence GTGCATTCTTTCGATGACTTTTACTATTTCTATTTGGTGGTGAAACACGGTGGCTTTAGTGCGGCCAGTGAAGCCAGCAATATCACCAAATCAAAACTCAGTCGTCGAATTTTAGACTTAGAAGCCCAGTTTAATGTCACCCTGATTCAACGCTCCACGCGTCATTTTAAAGTTACTCCCTTGGGACAAGAGTTCTATGAAGAATGTCAAAAAATTATTGAACAGGTGGAACAGGCACAGAATGTATTGACCCGCCAAAAAGTCGACATGCAAGGGCTAATTAAACTCAGCTGTCCCCCGGTGATGATGGAACATCAGATTCGCCCTTTGCTAAATGATTTTCTAAAACGTCATCCCAAAGTGAATGTTGAAATGGAACTCACCAGTCGCCGTGTCGATGTGCTTCATGATGATATAGATTTAGCGATTCGCACCAATTTTTCCGCCAATGAAGACTCGAGCATTATTGTCAGAGATATTATTAAAACCACGCATTGCTTGGTGGCAAGTCCTGAGCTTCTACAAGGTCGTGTCATTCAACATATCACAGAATTATATGAATACCCGAGTATTGTTTTAGGCACGCAGAAGCCACATTATCAATGGTTATTGCATCATTTAGCGCATCAAGAACAAATCGAAATTCCATTGCAGCCCAGAGTCAAAAGCAATGATCTCTCAGGGGCATATTTTGCAGTTTTAGATGGCTTAGGTATTGCAGACCTGCCCTATTTAACCGTGAAAGAAGACATTGCATCGGGTCGTTTGATTCATATCTTACCTGAATGGTGCTCGAATCTTGGCACAGTGCAATTGGTGTATGCCTCGCGTAAGGGACAACGCTTAGTCATGGAACAATTGATTGAGCATTTGGTTGAGGGGATTCGCAGCTATTCACAACATGAAGCGGGTTATGTGGTTTAG
- the ycaC gene encoding isochorismate family cysteine hydrolase YcaC: MGKPYIRLDKDNAAVLLVDHQTGLLSLVRDIDPDKFKNNVLALAAAAKYFNLPTILTTSFEQGPNGPLVPELKNMFPDAPYIARPGQINAWDNEDFVQAVKATGKKQLIIAGVVTEVCVAFPTLSALAEDFEVFVITDASGTFNALTRDSAWDRMSNAGAQLMTWFGASCELHRDWRNDIEGLGTLFGQHIPDYSNLINSYVQNTAEKK; encoded by the coding sequence ATGGGCAAGCCCTATATACGTTTAGATAAAGACAATGCTGCGGTTTTATTGGTGGACCATCAAACCGGTTTACTGTCATTGGTTCGTGATATCGATCCAGATAAATTTAAAAACAATGTCTTGGCACTGGCAGCTGCGGCCAAATATTTTAATTTACCGACGATTTTAACCACCAGTTTTGAACAAGGTCCGAATGGTCCGTTGGTGCCTGAACTAAAAAATATGTTCCCTGATGCTCCCTATATTGCACGTCCTGGGCAAATCAATGCTTGGGACAATGAAGATTTTGTTCAAGCCGTGAAAGCCACAGGGAAAAAGCAACTCATTATTGCAGGTGTAGTGACTGAAGTCTGTGTGGCATTCCCCACTCTATCTGCATTAGCAGAAGACTTTGAGGTGTTTGTGATTACCGATGCATCCGGCACTTTTAATGCCTTAACCCGTGATTCTGCTTGGGATCGTATGTCGAATGCAGGTGCGCAACTGATGACTTGGTTTGGCGCATCATGTGAACTGCACCGCGATTGGCGCAATGATATCGAAGGCTTAGGTACCTTGTTTGGTCAGCATATTCCAGACTATAGCAATCTCATCAACAGCTATGTTCAAAATACAGCGGAGAAGAAATAA
- a CDS encoding pirin family protein: MKKIVGVYRNQQMHWVGDGFPVKNLFSYDRLGQAISPFLLLDYAAPYHFDPTTAQHGVGSHPHRGFETVTIAYQGEVTHKDSAGGGGTIKTGDVQWMTAASGVVHEEFHSPEFAQSGGLFEMVQLWVNLPAKDKMTAPRYQAIESQDIPVIEFEDQAGHLRVIAGSQGDVQGAAQTFSPVNVWDGVLKVGHSEFIHVPVDHNTLLVVLEGEMLLNGTQKVQDSSIVMFAKDGETAIQLEATQEAKFLVLTGKPLNEPIQGHGPFVMNSKEEIIQAFHDFNQGKFGQISV, translated from the coding sequence ATGAAAAAAATTGTCGGTGTCTATCGTAATCAACAGATGCATTGGGTGGGTGACGGCTTTCCGGTGAAAAACCTGTTTTCTTATGATCGTTTGGGTCAAGCGATCAGTCCGTTTTTATTGTTGGACTATGCTGCACCCTATCATTTCGACCCGACTACCGCACAACATGGCGTGGGCTCACATCCGCATCGTGGTTTTGAAACCGTGACTATTGCCTATCAAGGTGAGGTAACGCATAAAGACTCTGCTGGCGGTGGCGGTACGATTAAAACTGGTGATGTGCAATGGATGACAGCAGCCTCCGGTGTGGTGCATGAAGAATTTCATTCGCCTGAGTTTGCGCAAAGCGGTGGTTTATTTGAAATGGTGCAATTGTGGGTGAATTTGCCTGCAAAAGACAAAATGACAGCACCACGTTATCAAGCGATTGAGTCACAAGATATTCCTGTGATTGAGTTTGAAGATCAAGCAGGGCATCTGCGGGTGATTGCAGGTAGCCAAGGTGATGTACAGGGTGCTGCACAGACCTTTAGTCCAGTCAATGTTTGGGATGGTGTACTCAAAGTTGGACATAGCGAATTTATCCATGTGCCTGTAGATCACAATACATTGCTGGTGGTGCTTGAAGGCGAGATGTTGTTGAATGGCACTCAAAAAGTTCAAGACAGTTCGATTGTGATGTTCGCCAAAGATGGTGAAACTGCAATTCAACTTGAAGCGACCCAAGAGGCTAAGTTTTTGGTACTCACTGGAAAACCGTTGAATGAACCGATTCAAGGGCATGGGCCTTTTGTGATGAACAGTAAAGAGGAAATCATCCAAGCGTTCCATGATTTCAATCAGGGGAAATTTGGTCAAATTTCAGTTTAA
- a CDS encoding FAD-dependent oxidoreductase: MKIAVIGSGMAGLATARMLKDAGHQITIFEALPGRGMDSYSLAYEGGNIDSPLRVMNPMLWKNTLSLATHLGIKTFPVRTYMSCSWLFEDKIETWLTTSRTPIGNFPIINNRKGIKQYGWRIVKGMLQLKTALKQFFKSDNQDITLDEFVRINQIEEVFWNGVVMPVLFTICTCDAKTIGEWPAKPLLVFLRQLTDGDALLRIQGGTPALVDKLSEGVEIRSSTPIHKIEERGEQVYVETAQGDSALFDRVIVATPTTKVHKFLHPEQFADDIALLKQFKFVDGELVIHTDPIVMPERRKDWSVLSYMMDRKFTKQHFTVWLNSIEPSLVGKSAVFQTWNPVIEIDPKKIISTVKLTRAVVDTNTLSLNTELQKRHLDPNRKVFYCGSWSCDGLPILESAVTSAMHIAEIFKAPLPFVGLKPIVEVAPQLGY; this comes from the coding sequence TTGAAGATCGCAGTGATTGGAAGTGGCATGGCTGGGTTGGCTACTGCAAGAATGCTTAAAGATGCAGGACATCAGATCACGATTTTTGAGGCACTCCCAGGCCGTGGAATGGACAGTTATAGTTTGGCCTATGAAGGTGGCAATATCGATTCGCCATTACGGGTGATGAATCCAATGCTGTGGAAAAATACCCTCAGTTTGGCAACCCACTTAGGTATTAAAACTTTTCCTGTACGCACCTATATGTCGTGTAGTTGGTTATTTGAAGATAAAATTGAAACTTGGTTGACCACTTCACGCACGCCCATTGGTAATTTCCCGATTATTAACAACCGTAAAGGCATTAAACAATATGGCTGGCGTATCGTAAAAGGTATGCTACAGCTAAAAACAGCCTTAAAGCAGTTTTTTAAATCGGACAATCAAGACATCACTTTGGATGAGTTTGTTCGTATCAATCAAATCGAAGAAGTGTTTTGGAATGGCGTAGTAATGCCTGTTCTCTTCACGATTTGTACCTGTGATGCGAAAACCATTGGCGAATGGCCTGCGAAACCATTGTTGGTGTTCTTACGCCAATTGACGGATGGCGATGCATTATTGCGGATTCAAGGGGGAACCCCAGCCTTGGTCGATAAACTGAGCGAAGGGGTTGAGATTCGGAGTTCAACACCCATTCACAAAATTGAAGAACGTGGTGAGCAGGTTTATGTCGAAACCGCGCAAGGCGACTCGGCGTTATTTGATCGGGTGATTGTGGCGACCCCGACCACCAAAGTGCACAAATTCCTGCATCCTGAGCAGTTTGCCGATGACATTGCGTTGTTGAAGCAATTTAAATTTGTCGATGGTGAATTGGTGATTCATACCGATCCAATCGTGATGCCTGAACGCCGTAAAGATTGGTCTGTTTTAAGCTATATGATGGATCGTAAATTTACCAAACAGCATTTCACCGTCTGGCTGAATTCCATTGAACCGAGTTTGGTGGGTAAATCTGCCGTATTCCAAACTTGGAATCCGGTGATTGAGATTGACCCGAAGAAAATCATTTCAACGGTTAAACTCACTCGCGCTGTGGTTGATACCAATACCTTGTCTTTAAATACCGAATTGCAGAAACGTCATTTGGATCCCAACCGTAAAGTGTTTTACTGCGGTTCATGGTCATGTGATGGCTTACCGATTTTGGAATCTGCCGTGACTTCAGCCATGCATATTGCGGAAATTTTTAAAGCCCCATTGCCGTTTGTCGGTTTAAAACCAATTGTTGAGGTTGCTCCGCAATTGGGTTACTAA
- a CDS encoding SAM-dependent methyltransferase produces the protein MKWFQALLQNTPQHKYAINAVMLGDASESAWTNLGYWQVQNDAYPHACETLAQQLADAIDLNSKDRVLDLGCGQGASLHLWKSHYQVTHIEAVDIQPACVDKIIHSMPFIHNVMCGSFLNLNGCDFEFKFDAVLCIDAAYHSDLNSFLNSVKSVLNSKARIGFHYLVLTEKYATLNSFEKLKLSALLKSADIQLKHLNSYAETENIIGSFGFEKIQIENLSRPVLQGFADYIQQSSQQQAQKKLQGQWSLDRFKIEMTAKLCQKLYADGLVDYVQICAVNA, from the coding sequence ATGAAATGGTTTCAAGCATTGCTTCAGAACACACCGCAACATAAGTATGCAATTAATGCAGTGATGTTGGGAGATGCATCTGAATCTGCTTGGACCAATTTGGGTTATTGGCAAGTCCAAAATGATGCTTATCCACACGCCTGTGAAACATTGGCACAACAACTTGCCGATGCCATAGATTTAAATTCAAAAGATCGCGTGTTGGATTTGGGCTGTGGACAAGGGGCAAGTTTACACTTGTGGAAAAGTCATTATCAGGTGACACATATTGAGGCTGTGGATATACAGCCTGCCTGTGTGGATAAAATTATCCACAGCATGCCTTTTATACACAATGTAATGTGTGGATCATTTTTAAATTTAAATGGGTGCGATTTTGAGTTTAAATTTGATGCGGTGCTCTGCATCGATGCAGCCTACCACAGTGATTTAAATTCATTTTTAAACTCAGTCAAATCGGTTTTGAATTCAAAAGCACGCATTGGTTTTCATTATTTGGTCTTGACTGAAAAATACGCCACTTTGAATTCATTTGAAAAATTAAAGTTAAGCGCATTGTTAAAAAGTGCAGATATTCAGTTGAAGCATTTAAATTCATATGCGGAAACTGAAAATATCATCGGAAGTTTCGGCTTTGAAAAGATTCAAATTGAAAATCTATCTAGACCCGTGTTACAGGGATTTGCAGATTATATTCAGCAGTCAAGTCAGCAGCAGGCTCAAAAAAAACTGCAAGGGCAGTGGTCTTTAGATCGTTTTAAAATTGAAATGACTGCCAAGCTGTGTCAAAAACTGTATGCCGATGGCTTGGTGGATTATGTCCAGATTTGCGCAGTGAATGCGTAA
- a CDS encoding potassium transporter Kup yields the protein MQSNAKKAALPAITLAALGVVFGDIGTSPLYALRQCFLTAHIAITEATVLGILSLIFWCMMLTISFKYVTVIMRADNNGEGGIMSLLALNMRSTRIADNKKIYLIALGFIGASLFFGDGIITPAISILSAIEGLSIATPMFNQWLLPLAIGILTGLFIVQRHGTGTMGKFFGPLTLVWFLSIGILGLWSIMQTPFVLTMISPHWAFNFVVHQPYVAFLTMGAVILTITGGEALYADMGHFGRLPIKLAWFTVVLPCLLLNYAGQGALLLRDPAALENPFYMLIPEWALYPMIGLATAAAVIASQAVITGVFSMVNQAIQLRYLPRLTVLHTSDVEQGQIYVPFINWVLFVSVVILILLFENSANLASAYGVAVTMTMLCGTILIAILAYGFWRWPMWKVALFGVPLLLIDLVFVGSTSLKILGGGWVPILIGAMVYTILMTWKDGREIVLNRLQSDTLPLDVFIKSVSMSNETPIVPGDAIFLTGTPNVVPHAMLHNIKHNKVLHERNIMVTVITRDIPFVPENERIQVEKLDERFFRIFVYYGFKDQPNIPAALEKAYAQADAEFNMMSISFFISRDRLIHTVGDGMAPWREKLFISMQRNTSPVSDFYQIPPNRVVEMGSQIQI from the coding sequence ATGCAAAGCAATGCAAAAAAAGCCGCCTTACCAGCGATTACCTTAGCTGCCCTTGGGGTGGTGTTTGGTGATATTGGGACCAGTCCTTTGTATGCATTACGTCAATGTTTTTTGACGGCTCATATTGCAATTACTGAGGCGACCGTTTTAGGCATCTTATCACTCATTTTTTGGTGCATGATGCTGACCATCAGCTTCAAATATGTCACTGTGATTATGCGTGCTGACAACAACGGTGAAGGCGGGATTATGTCATTATTGGCACTCAATATGCGTTCTACACGCATTGCCGATAATAAAAAAATCTACCTCATTGCACTTGGCTTTATCGGCGCATCACTGTTCTTTGGTGATGGCATTATTACCCCTGCAATATCCATTCTCTCTGCCATTGAAGGCTTAAGTATTGCTACACCCATGTTTAATCAGTGGTTATTGCCACTTGCGATTGGTATTCTGACCGGCTTATTCATTGTGCAACGTCACGGTACGGGCACAATGGGAAAATTTTTCGGTCCTTTAACCCTAGTTTGGTTTTTATCCATTGGGATTTTAGGACTCTGGAGCATCATGCAAACCCCATTTGTACTGACCATGATCAGTCCACATTGGGCGTTTAATTTTGTGGTGCATCAACCTTATGTAGCATTTTTAACCATGGGTGCAGTCATCCTGACCATTACCGGGGGTGAAGCGCTATATGCAGATATGGGACACTTTGGACGTTTGCCCATTAAATTGGCATGGTTCACCGTAGTGTTGCCTTGTCTACTGCTCAATTATGCGGGGCAGGGGGCATTATTGTTGCGTGATCCTGCGGCACTTGAAAATCCATTCTATATGCTGATTCCAGAATGGGCACTCTATCCAATGATTGGTTTGGCGACAGCGGCAGCGGTGATCGCTTCCCAAGCCGTGATCACGGGGGTGTTTTCAATGGTCAATCAGGCCATTCAACTGCGTTATTTACCTCGTTTAACCGTGTTACATACCTCCGATGTTGAACAGGGGCAGATTTATGTGCCCTTCATCAATTGGGTGCTGTTTGTATCGGTCGTGATTCTGATTTTACTGTTTGAAAACAGTGCCAATTTGGCCAGTGCCTATGGTGTAGCAGTGACCATGACCATGCTCTGTGGCACCATTTTAATTGCCATTTTGGCCTATGGTTTTTGGCGTTGGCCGATGTGGAAAGTGGCGTTGTTTGGCGTGCCACTGTTGCTCATTGATTTGGTCTTTGTCGGTTCAACCTCACTGAAAATTCTCGGTGGTGGTTGGGTGCCGATCTTGATTGGTGCAATGGTCTATACCATTTTAATGACGTGGAAAGATGGTCGAGAAATTGTGTTGAATCGCCTCCAATCTGACACCTTGCCTTTGGATGTGTTCATTAAAAGCGTCAGCATGAGCAATGAAACACCGATTGTCCCGGGTGATGCGATCTTCCTGACCGGTACGCCGAATGTGGTGCCGCATGCGATGTTGCACAACATTAAGCACAATAAGGTTTTACACGAGCGTAATATCATGGTCACAGTCATTACCCGTGATATTCCTTTTGTACCTGAAAATGAGCGCATTCAAGTGGAAAAATTGGATGAGCGATTCTTCCGAATCTTTGTGTATTACGGGTTTAAAGATCAGCCGAATATTCCTGCCGCATTAGAGAAAGCCTATGCGCAAGCAGATGCTGAATTTAATATGATGAGTATTAGCTTCTTTATTTCTCGAGATCGTTTGATTCATACCGTGGGTGATGGAATGGCGCCGTGGCGTGAAAAATTATTTATTTCCATGCAACGTAATACCAGTCCGGTGAGTGACTTCTACCAAATCCCGCCCAATCGTGTGGTTGAAATGGGTAGTCAAATTCAAATTTAA